The segment GCCAGCAGCCAGTTTTGGAAGTGGGCGAAGTTCAGGGCCTTGAGAAGCTGCAGATGCCTGTGCTGGCCGATCTTGGCCTCCGCTTTGGAGATGTACTGGCTGGCGGATTGATAATCCTCCACGCGCAGAAGCTGCTCGATGAGCAGGAAATAGATGAAGGGATTGTTGTCGATCATGTCCAATAGCTGGCGCATGATGGCGATACTTTCCAGATGCCGGCCCATATAGGCCAGAGCCAGGGCCTTGTAGTAGCTGACGTCGGGATTCGGGTCCGCGATCTGGTCGTAATAGACGATGGCCAGTTGGTATTCACCCTCGGCAAAATAGGTGTTGCCGATGATCAACTTGAGATGGTTGTCGCCGGGAGTGATCTTGAGGGCGGATTGGAAGCATTTGATGGCCTTCTTGTACTGCAGGCGCTTCTGGTAGAAATCGCCCAACGAGATCAGCGGCCTGGGATCGTCGGGATGGTCCTCGACGGCCTTTTCCAGGATCTGCACGGCGTGGATCCAATTGCTCTTCATCAGCGCTTCGGCGCGCAGGATCAAGTTGTGCAGGTCTTTATCAGGCATGGTTTTGCCCTTGGGGGAACAGCCGGATGAGGCTCATGGGAGCTCCTTCTGGATCTCCTGAATGGCACGCAGGAGCTGGGTGTCCCGGCCGGCGATCTGGTCCTCAGGACTGATCTCCACAAGGATATCCGGGACAACGCCATTGCCCTCCATGTTGCTGCCGTCCATTCTGTACCAGCCCGATCCGGGCAGGCGCATGGAGGAACCATCCAGAAGGTCGTATTGCCAGGTGCCGATCACCGAGCCACTGGAAGGCATGCCCACCACCTTGCCCAGCTTCAGTTCCTGATAGACCGTGGGAAAGATCTCGCCGTCGGAGAAGGAGTTTTCGTCCACCAGCACGATGGTGGGACGGGTCCAGGCCCGCCGCGGTTCGGGATTCTTCTCCCCACTGTAGCGGCGGGAAGTGGACCAGGCATAGGATTGCCTGCTGAGCAGGGTGATGATCTGGTCGTGGATGTGTCCGCCGGAATTGCCGCGGACGTCGATGATCAGGGCTTCCTTGTCCGCGTTGTCGCGAAAGACGTCGCGGTAGAAATTGTCATAGTCGCGGCTGCCCATGGCGGGGATGTGCACATAGCCAATGCGGCCGTCAGTCTGTT is part of the Candidatus Syntrophosphaera sp. genome and harbors:
- a CDS encoding tetratricopeptide repeat protein, with amino-acid sequence MPDKDLHNLILRAEALMKSNWIHAVQILEKAVEDHPDDPRPLISLGDFYQKRLQYKKAIKCFQSALKITPGDNHLKLIIGNTYFAEGEYQLAIVYYDQIADPNPDVSYYKALALAYMGRHLESIAIMRQLLDMIDNNPFIYFLLIEQLLRVEDYQSASQYISKAEAKIGQHRHLQLLKALNFAHFQNWLLAYNAFHTFESSGDLHQTEHMLVYADCAVKCGMPDRAIVILEKGIEHNPYGMGLYEELIRLLIQRNDRVRAKKYLRQARRYFPLLSPLLQLMQARLGQPQD